The Caulobacter sp. 73W region CCTTCGAGGTGAGCGCCGTGGACTATGTCCTCAAGCCGGTCGAATTCGACCGCCTCAGCGCCGCCCTCACCCGCGCCCGCCGCAACCTGCATCTGGCGACGTCCGAGCAACGGGCCTCGGAGTTGCGCGAGGTCGTCGCCCGGCTGCGGGGGCGCAACGAGGCCGAGGCGGAGCCGGACGAGAAGTACGCGAAGGAGTTCTGGGCGCAGCGTCGCGGCGACTTCGTCCGGGTGCCCGTTGATCAGTTGGATTGGGTCGAGGCGGAACGCGACTATGTCCGCCTGCACGCGCGTGGACATTCCTACATGCTGCGGGGCACGCTCGCGACCATGGAATCCCGCCTCGATCCGGATGTCTTTGTCCGCATCCGCCGTTCCGCCCTTATCCGCGCCGACCGCATCGAGGCGATCCGCAAGCCGAACTACGGCGACTATCGCGTGGTCCTGACCTCCGGCCGGGAGCTGCGCGTGGGCAAGACCTACCTCCGCGCCATCCGCGGCCTGATGGCGACGACCGCCGGCCTGCGCGCCTGACCGGCGCGTCTGTTGTTCGTGCATCCGTCGGGCCCCATCCCTTGGACAACTGGAGCCCGAAGGTGAGCGCGATCTGAAGCCGAGGCGTCGGATTTTCGACGAACGACGATCATCGAGCGACCAACAGCCTGGA contains the following coding sequences:
- a CDS encoding LytR/AlgR family response regulator transcription factor gives rise to the protein MLSVIAVDDEALALRRLEIAISQMPDASLIGKARSGREGLELIRQLRPDVVLLDIQMSSFGGFDLVDSLAPNEVPLIIFVTAFESFAARAFEVSAVDYVLKPVEFDRLSAALTRARRNLHLATSEQRASELREVVARLRGRNEAEAEPDEKYAKEFWAQRRGDFVRVPVDQLDWVEAERDYVRLHARGHSYMLRGTLATMESRLDPDVFVRIRRSALIRADRIEAIRKPNYGDYRVVLTSGRELRVGKTYLRAIRGLMATTAGLRA